In Synechococcus sp. PCC 6312, one genomic interval encodes:
- a CDS encoding Coq4 family protein, translating to MIKRFEELARTLRNFQAVSDLLKSMGANTDDVFDIEDNFRGSEQLRVCLDRVRAIPEAQAMMTERFIGPDIDLSALATLPAGTLGHTYATVLLTLGYDPNFYRKTDIQTDEDWLIMRLRKTHDIIHVVTGFGPTGGELGVLAIQAVQIGYPMCVVLQVAGMGLGLKRQPDRLAGVTTQIARGMAMALEAKPLIAQRWEEGWSKPIPQWRQELNITQPVIDEPFSLKNRLPDLNLAW from the coding sequence ATGATCAAACGTTTTGAAGAATTAGCCCGTACCCTACGCAACTTCCAGGCCGTGTCAGACCTGCTCAAGTCTATGGGGGCAAATACGGACGATGTTTTCGATATTGAGGATAATTTTCGTGGCTCTGAACAACTGCGGGTTTGTTTAGACCGGGTGCGGGCAATTCCCGAAGCCCAGGCCATGATGACAGAACGATTTATTGGCCCAGACATTGACCTGTCAGCTTTAGCCACGCTCCCTGCTGGAACCCTTGGACATACCTACGCCACCGTTTTACTGACTTTGGGCTATGATCCCAATTTTTATCGAAAAACTGACATCCAGACCGATGAAGACTGGTTAATCATGCGGCTGCGGAAAACCCACGATATTATCCATGTCGTCACTGGCTTTGGCCCCACTGGAGGAGAATTAGGCGTGCTGGCCATTCAAGCCGTCCAAATTGGCTATCCCATGTGTGTCGTTTTACAGGTTGCTGGCATGGGACTCGGCCTAAAACGCCAACCCGATCGCCTTGCAGGAGTGACGACCCAAATCGCCCGGGGAATGGCCATGGCCCTAGAGGCAAAACCGCTTATTGCCCAACGCTGGGAAGAGGGCTGGTCAAAACCCATACCCCAATGGCGACAGGAATTAAACATCACCCAGCCCGTGATTGATGAACCCTTTAGCCTGAAAAATCGTCTTCCAGACTTGAACCTGGCCTGGTAG